Genomic window (Salvelinus namaycush isolate Seneca chromosome 27, SaNama_1.0, whole genome shotgun sequence):
ACAACATCTCAAATTGGACGAAGAAGCGTTGCAAACTGACGTCGCCACAGAACATGGTACGTGAGATTCACACACACTtttatgcaacaaaaaaaagcatTAAAAAAAAGTTCTCATAGGCATATTTGATTGCCAGACTATAAtaggctacagtaggcctatttaGCTTGAATAGTATTTAATTAATATCTTATTATAATCCTTCCTAACCATTCATATATTATTATAACCCTTTaccttattttttacattttcttaTTAGGGTCAAGGACTTAAAAAAAATTATTTTAGTATTTCCTTTACTTCCCAAGTTGTTACAAATATAAGGACTACGGTGAATGGGAGCAGATTTTCAACGTTCTTTATCCTGCACCTCAGTGTGATATTTCTTATTCAATCTAAGAAAGTGTTATAAATAAATGGTAGTTTATAGCCTAGATAAATCATATAAATTAGCATAAATACATAAAATTGCCCTCGGATATGATAAGATAACTCTGGATAGATTATTGTCTGATCGATATCAAAGCACACTTTCATGAGCTATCCGTGCAATTTTGCCCATAGGAAATGGTAGAAATGTGTCCTGAGAGATGTGTAGCCTATCTATAGGCTATATCCTTTCGATGTGAAGGAATATGGAAGCAGTTAGGCCCTACATGAACataattattttttattgttgttattcCATTTGTCATTAAATATCTGACATTATTTTGACCCATTAATAAAAAGGAAATAGTTTCACAGAGGATCCACATCAGCTCCCTATCTGTGTATATTATACTTTAGTGTAACTGTATAATGTTAATGAAAAACTATATCATAAAAATGTTTCAGTGTCACACATATGGTAGGCAACTATGGTACAATTGACATATGATTTACACAATGAGCTATAAGTCTAGAATGAGAGATCCGTTTTGGATTATGGAAGTGTCCAAGATAATTAGTGCAGGTCTACTAGCCTACttcgtttttttttaaagagataggctattttatttttttaattagacTATATTGATCCTCAGGTATGGAAAAGAAAACGTATATGTCATATAATTTTTCATATTCTACTGCAATTGAAAATTTGCacaaactggttaaatcaacgttgtttcaagtTATTTTGTCAACATATAGTGACGTAAAATCTACATGGAAAATACATTTGTATTTGAAAAAAAGCATAAaagtaaactgttgttttgagggcgAAATTTAAACCACatgattatgtcatcatggtaaccaaataTTAACATAGACAAACCtagtataaaatatgttgaatttgtacctttaaaacaatgtcagatcttcaacattatttccactatcagaaaaaaaacaataggctgggcagcacctcctactggagaattgatctatctacagctaccTCTTGGTCTCCCACCAAAGGTTTTAAACAAGCCCTGTTTAGCTATGATATTATGACCAATGTGCTATCAAGAGAATGGTTGTTGAGAGATCTCCACTTAATGAattagattcactgttgctatggAAGACATTCCAAAGGGTTGGTTTAatagagcaaatgaaatgtgaccatactttatcaatcatcaatgatgctatttaggcctatatataatTTGCAAaatcatcaacagctattgtttcaattcaacccaggatTCAACAAAAACAATGAACAATTACAAttggcctagggtttcaagctctggttgatttcaaatgtaatgatatttagtGATGTTGAATtggtgtttggttgtcaatgcaaCATTTGAAGGCAATGTATGTTCTGATTAGATAGTTCTGACCCACTGACTTCATTcctgtttgtctacaaattaatcatttatatgttggattcacatctccatctcaaccaaaaatccaGGTTTAACAATAGGACTGTGATTTTAAATAGTTGAAAACGTagtgatagacatttgggtgGCAACAAAACCAAAAATCATACATTATTTTTACaatggaatttggttgtgcttttagatggttgaaagtaTATTGATAACACAACggaaattcaactaacttttggctgtctttttgagtggagGAATATAGGTTGGAATCTCATTGATCAATATCTCAAACAAATATGACCAAATTATcaatgttgaaatgacgtggtgtgcccagtgggaggctATTGGTCTGAAAATGTTTCCCTGATTAGATTCATATTTTAcagatacagtagcctatatgtaTAAAATATGAATATCAACAACAATATAGTATTTATCCCGTTAATCTATTCAATCCATTCAAGACAAGAAAGGACATTGTTTAAATATTTATCTGAGCCACTCAAACATGACTATTTTAATTGAGTTCTATTTCTAGGCAACGTACTTTATGCTTTCTACACATTTCCCAAATAGTCTTAAAGTATTTTTTCCATTTTCCATAGACACAAATTCTAGatgacagtttttgttttgtttaagatATTCGTCATTTGTACCAATGCTATTCCCTCCCTCCAAATCAAAGACTAAATGTTCTTAAAGTTTTCAGGACAGCACATACGTGTAGGCCTATATTGTTCTCATATGGCTGATGGATATATCAacttaaataaatatattttacagtaacAGCACATTTATCCTTATgacaatatattatatatttcatGGTAACATTCATTtgtgataaaaaatatatatctttaaaTACTCACAGGTGTAATTAAATCATCTAGTTTTGATGTGTATTAGACGTGTTATGGTGTTAAAGGGGTTGTAATAGGGTTTGGCACAATGATTGAATCAGAACCATCAGAATCTTGCTCAGAGGTCCTTAAACTCAAAATGATTCATTACTATCAGGTTTATTATattatctgcatggtatctattTTAGTCATTCTTTTAGAATATTTCCCCCCCGCCTCTGTCAAAGATTATGTAGGATTTACCAGTTATTCAATGTTAGGCAACTCATCAGGCCATTTTTGTCTAGGGTCTTCATGCTTGGCCTGTATTGTTGACAAATGTGGCAGATTAGTACTATGAAAAGGTGGGATCGCATTGAGTGCCAACAAGGCCCTTCTTTGTCCCTTCCCCCACCAGGCAGGGGGTGTGTTCTGAGATGAGCTTTGATTGAGCCTGCTGATTTAACCTTTGTCCACCTCACCCTACAAGGGGCAAGTGCTGTATGTCAGGATCATAATGCAATTAGTACATCTGTGCCATTGACCTCTGAAGCATGTATGCCACACTGTCGAGCGGGAACCATTGCTCTGTAAACTGATTCCTCACTCTGATCTGCTTGTTTCCATTTCAAAATCCCAATTGCTGTGAATGATTTTGCTCTCCGCAAGTAAACGAACGATACAAATATATTTTGGCCTTCCTTTGTTCCTGTGTTTGGATAGTGCATTGTGTCATTTATTTCTCGTACGAGCCATAATATATCCACCTAGATTGTGAaacgttttttttgtttttgttgttgaggtaGCTTTCTGATACAGCAACAACTTTCCCTATATTAACTATGAAGAATGATAGTATTTGAATTATCAATTAGAAAAATATTTTTAATCTGTTCTAGCTAATCATGGCATCATGGTCTTACTTCTGTTTGCTAAGTGACTTAACATTGGTGATCTTGAGGCCACCCACTTAGATGAGCCAATGACACTGATTCTCTGCTCAAATGTTTTGTATGCTGTGTAGGTTAATaatattgtatttgtcacatgcgccgaatccaagaggtgtagaccttactgtgaaatgcttacttacaagcccttaaccaacaatgcagttaagaaaaatatttacagatgaactaaataaaaaaataaaagagcaacaataaaataagaataacgaggctatatacatggtgtACCGGTAACGAgtaaatgtgcgggggtacaggtaagtcgaggtaatatgtacatgtaagtaggggtaaagtgactatgcatagataatagattttttttttttttaaaggggtggggtcaatgcaaatagtccgggtatccatttgattagctgttcagcagtcatatgacttgagggtagaagctgttaagaagccttttggacctagacttggcgctccggtacagcttgccgtgcagtagcagagagaacagtctatgactagggtggctggagtctggcaatttttagggccttcctctaactctgcctggtatagagatcctggatggcaggaagcttggactatgatagtttgttgatgatgtggacaccaaggaacttgaagctctcaacctgctccactacagccccgtcgatgagaatgggggtgtgctcggccctccttttcctgtagtccacgatcaattACTTTTGAACTTGGTGTGACAATTAAATAGTGCAGAAATGTTTGTTATTTTCTAggttttaaacaactaattgaccaacaTCGGTTCAATTATTTTTATTCGCCTTCGTTTagtttttttctgtgagctcaatgctcACATTAGAGAAACTGCCaaagataaatcagatcaagcctgaactgtgtcatgtagtagggagttgtagttttcaacAGGCCAACATTCTACATAGTTTAGAGTaactaactacaatgaccataatccattgcgcgcctacttgtccagtctgtgtgtttctTTTATTCCTGTCACGTTAGGTTAGTGTGGTCCAGACACTGACAGTGAGAGAAGAATTGTGGTAtcaagagggatagagagcagttgTTTCgcaaggtatctctacctgaaaatacatgatgtGATTGTTAGTTGGttttcagcagtcataaaagtatgccttatttacgttgaagaactactaaaattgtgattttatcgaacagcataggcagcagctctatagagatgagatgatgacttggaatgaaataataaagtcttcaaataaaacaaatgtaataaacacaacaactgaaatattttaggAAAGTCAAGAAATGTGAacaaatgatggttaataagtgataagcggTAAccaccatcatgggacttttattcatTATTTTATTATGTGTTGTTGCAGCATTGCACTCTCAtgatgcatagtgcatttaatgtaaaaaaaaacaacaatcaGAACTGAAATTGAAAAGCgtttaaaaaaaagaatcaaACTGAAACCGAACTGACTCATAAAAAGCACTCATCACTAATCCCTCAGAACTACAATTTATTTACCACACAGTATGCCAGACATTGTTggacacacgcatacaaacacacacatacacacacacacacataaatacacgcgcacacactatacagacacacacacacacacacattatcaaaGCTGCTTTGTGTATGTGCTGTCACAATGGCCCTGTTTTCAACCAGTGCCACAAAGGCACTCAAAAAGAGTAAGAAACTAGGTTTTAAGCACCCCCCCAGAAAATGTTTTTCAAACAGTGCCAGGAAGGCACTGAAAAAGAGTAAGAAACTAGGTTTTAAGCACCCCCCCCAGAAAATGTTTTTCAACCAGTGCCATGAAGGCACTGAAAAGGAGTAGGAAACTAGGTTTTAAGCACCCCCCCAGAAAATGTTTTTCAACCAGTGCCATGAAGGCACTGAAAAGGAGTAAGAAACTAGGTTTTAAGCACCCCCCCAGAAAATGTTTTTCAACCAGTGCCATGAAGGCACTCAAAAAGAGTAAGAAACAAGGTTTTAAGCACCCCCCCCCGCCCCCGAAAATGTTTTTGCTACAATGTTTAGTTTTTTAACAAACAGTGatcaaaaaaacatttcaatttgATGTATTTGATGTACCGAATTGACAAAACCTTGGATAGATCACAGCACTCATGTTTCGATGATAAGTTTAAGCCATATTTCCATTCTATCTTATTCTACAGAAGGGTAAAACATGCACAGTTATCCCTTTTTTTTCAGATTTTATAGACTTTATAGACTGAATTTATTCATTCCACAATGCCCATTGAAAAGTTGTTTCAATGCCCATTGAAAAGCAACGTGGGTGTATGTGCAATAAAAGAAAGGTTGAAAATGGAACCCTATGGGCGGTGGTcaaaagtgcactatataggaaataggatgccattttggatgcacatAAAGTATTGTTTCGCTGGAACTTCCCAGCATTACCCAGCTGGCATGCTCATCTGCCTCCTAACAACACACAGCTTTTAACAGATGCCATGGCGATTTCCCTGTCAACTGCATTGATTTGAGGGCATTTAGGAGACGCTTAAAAGAATTAAGCTCTCTATACTTTTTACAGTTACTGCAGCTGCCAGAATATCACTCAGGATACTGAACAAGAGGACATGAGATTGTATGAAAGTCTGTTTATTCCTTATAGAATTTACATCAACATAGCAGTAGCTATTGCATGTCCAAGATCTAGATACATTTTCTGTGTGTGCGAGGGAGGTATTTGCAGCCAGGAATAAAAAAAATGGTTTGCCATGTGTTTATAGCTGGATTATGTAGCTAAGTATTAGTGAAGTTATTTAATATCAACATCAGACCAATAAATACATCTTTTAATGATCTAAATTGATAACATGTTAAACTAGTTATTGCTTTCAAATAGAAGCAGCATTATAGACTACTCATTTAAAAGGTTCCTATAGAATTGATTAAATGAAGATCAATTATTGGGTTTTCCCCTGTTTTGTTCTTTAAATGACTACAATCTAAACATAATCTCAAATGAATTCACAGAATGTAGTAATTCGAATTAGCTATGAAATATTACTTGGAAATATTGCTGTTGTATGAACTTGCTTTCAGCTTGTTTACAGTAGGCCATTTTGTAAACAATTTCACAAAGATAACGGTGCATTTTTCCCAGGCATGCTCTAATAGACAATGATTTGTTTGTTTGACAGAGCCAAGTGTTGTAGAATAGCATTTGAAATTCCTGCTGCGGAAATGAGAGTGGTTGATTGCAATAGGGAATGAGCCATTCAAAGACCCAATTTGTACTCAACGGACATGCCACTTTAACTGTATGAATGCATTGGAAATCAATAATCAATCAATTTCATTAAGTTGCAGTATGCACAATTGGTAGGTCACATAAGTTGATTGATTAACCAAATCAAATTAACAGCTGCATACAAGGAGATTGAATTTAGTAGAAACTGGGTCTAATATGACGCAATTAATCGATACATTTAGAATGAAAACTATAGATTTAGTTTATCATTGAAAATGTTTACTCTTACTGTAATTGTAGGGTTATAGTCTGTCCTCCTAGTTATATTAACTAACAATTATTTTTCTTCTCCCCCTGTTTTCCATGCAGCTCTATTGGAGGGAATGGATGAGGAGGAGCGCCGCAGTGGCATTGAGGAAGCGCACGTGCGTAAAAAAATTGCTGAGTACTTCACCTGGGCCGAACTGTATGAGCACCAGAGAAGCTGCACAGAGGACCTACCTCAGGTCCTCATTGTGAAGGAAGATGAGGGGATCCCTGAACCTGAGGGGTCCCCAGCTGGATCCTCTCCAACCCTCAGCCTGGCCATTCTTAACCTGGCCCACAGTGACTCAGCAGACATGGAGTCAGTGGACGGGGGCCTCGAACTGGTGGAGCCTATGAATTATAATGATAATGACAGCACAGATATGTTAGAGGAGATGAACATGGGTGAGAAGGAGGATGAATCCATGGAGGTGGAGCAGCAGCACCACGACAAATATAAGTCATCTAGCCCCCAGAATCCCCCAGACATAACTGAGTTGGCCATCCCTTCATCTCAGTCGTCCTCTGTGACCAGCAGCATGCCCAGTACGAACGTAACGCTGGAGATCCTCCACAGTACCCGGGTGGCTGTTGCCCAGTTCTCCCAGAGCCTCCACAGTAGTGGGGCAGGAGGGAAGGCGGCCACAGCGGCCATCCCAGTGATCCTAGAGCACCTGCTGGCTTTGCAGCAGCAACAGGTCCACCAGTTGCAGCTTATTGAGCAGATCCGTAGCCAGGTGGCCTTCATGAATAGACAGCCCACACAAACAGCACTAAACCCAGTCTCCAGGGACCTTTCACTGGCACCAAACCCTTTCCCCTCCCAAGGCCTCATCGTTCCCCCTGTCCTACCACTGTCTGGGACCATACCCTCTGCTGTCAATGGACAAGCGTCTGTGTCTTCGGCATCTGTGCTTGAAAGGTCCCACACACTCTCCAAACAAACTTCATATGGACAGGCCCACATGAGAGATGCTAGATGTACCTCAGCTCCCTCGGACAACTCTGCCCCTCCCCCCACTAGCTGCAACAATATTTCCTCATTACATCCTCCCTACATGGGTTCATACTCACACACAAGCAGTAGCTGTACTCAGACCCTGACCTCGTCCAGCCCACTCTCCATGCAGGATCAGAGCAACAGTCTCCTCAGCTCACCATCCAGCCTGCCGTTTCTACCTCAGAGCCCCCCCAGCAGTGTCATCTTCCCCAACCCCCTGGCCAGCATCGCAGCCACAACTAATGCCCTCGACCCCCTTTCCGCCCTGATGAAGCACCACCGGAATGGCAAGCTGCCCAGTGTGTCCATGTTCGACACCAAGCCCAGCCCTGAGGAGCCCTTTTTCAAGCATAAGTGCAGGTTCTGCGCCAAAGTGTTTGGCAGCGACAGCGCGCTCCAGATCCACCTGCGCTCTCACACCGGGGAGAGGCCCTTCAAGTGCAACCTCTGCGGCAATCGCTTCTCCACTAAAGGGAACCTGAAAGTCCACTTCCAGAGACACAAAGAAAAGTATCCCCATGTTCAGATGAACCCTTATCCAGTGCCGGAATATTTAGACAATGTGCCAACGAGCTCTGGTATTCCCTATGGCATGTCATTCCCTCCTGAAAAAACAGGAGCCACTTGGCTGGATAGCAAGCCTGTTTCAGCGACGGTACCCACCTCTATGGGCATTCAGCTTCCCTTCACTCTCACTACTATGGGAAGCTCAAGTGGATCTCTAAGTGTCACACCACCCATCAAATCTCCTTTTAGGCCCTCCCCAGCCTTAAGTGAATGTGTGTCTTTGTCGCTGAACACTACAGGCAATGAAACCAGTGTTCCCACAGCTTTAGAGTCTCTACAGTCTAATCAGGAGGGGGAATCCTCCCATGTCTTGAAAGCAGAGGAAATCCATCTGCCACAAAACTGGATGACTAGACCCAGGGTGAGTCCATTTACTGTGGCAACAAGTAAAGCCATGACTATTACCACATCCACACCCGAGCCCAGTGCTCTGACTTCCAACTTTCTACCACTTTCCCTGGCCTCTGACCCGTTCAAAGCAAAGTTTCCATTCGGCGGCCTCCTGGACTCTATGCAAACGTCAGAGACCTCAAAGCTCCAGCAGCTGGTGGAGAACATAGACAAGAAGATAACAGACCCCAACCAGTGTGTCCTCTGTCACCGCGTGCTCAGCTGCCAAAGCGCGCTGAAGATGCACTACCGTATCCACACTGGGGAGAGGCCCTTTAAATGTAAGGTGTGTGGCAGGGCTTTCACCACCAAAGGAAACCTGAATACACACATTGGTGTCCACAGAGCAAACCCTCCTCTCCGGGTTCAGCATTCATGCCCCATCTGCCAGAGGAAGTTCACCAACGCTGTAGTGCTACAGCAGCACATCCGCATGCACATGGGGGGTCAGATCTCAAACTCGCCCTTGATGGACGGCCTACAGGACCTCGACACTGATCTCTCCTTCCATGAGAAGAACTTTGACAGCCTGAAAAACTATGACAATGACCTCATGTATGACAACTCCatgggggaggaagaggatgatgaagaagaagaagaggtagaaaATATGGAGGGGGGTGTAGATACCCTTAAACCCCTGAGCTCTGTCTTTAGTTCTCCTCCCAACTCTGATGCTGTTGTCTTCAGCATAGCTGCACTGGAGAACCAAATGAAAATGATAGACTCCACCATAAACCTAAACCACTCCTTTGGGCTAAAGTCAATGATGAATGGTTTTATGGACAGTGAGCGCCGTGCTGCTATCCACTCCTCTATAGTGGGAGAAGGACAGAATCACAATGCAGCCAGCAGCCCAACCGTGTCTGAATCGTCCACGTGTATGCATGTACCAGTGTCACCTGCGCAAAGCAATTCGGAGGTCCACCTCTGCAATTCCCCATCTGGGAAGCACAGTGGAGAGTCCCAAGAGATCACAGCCTCAGTGAAGAGTGAGCAATTTGATTCGCCCACCTCAACTCCGGTACTGGAAAATGGAGTGACTTTGGATCTGAGAGGGATGCAACCTAACAGGCAGTGTGTGAAACAGGAGAGTCCTTACAGTACGCTGTTCCTGAGTAAAGAACGTGGTAAGATAACAATATCAACTGATAATACCTGTTGTATAGAGTAGGTGTTATAACCATGTAAAAAGGTGTTCCATTTTTAAATGCTCTATATCACTACAATTGTTGAAAATGTTGTTTTCCCCCTTCACTATCTAGCAAATGTAGATCTTATTCAGTTATCCCCACAACATATTAAAACTCTAAACATCCCTTTATCTAATTGTTTTAGGTTCCAGCCAAAGCATTCCTAGCCTGATTACCAGCATTGCGCCAAGGATGATCAAATCTGAAATGAATGGGCACCATCAACCAACGAACTTCAACGAGGGGCTGCATCATCCATTCGGCCTCCAGGTCCCTGCTGCTCCTCCATCTCTGGTGAGCCCAGGAATCACCTCTCTGCTTAGGCCACCTCACCTTCGACGGACCCCGAAGCAACACAACTGCCATGCATGTGGGAAGAACTTCTCCTCAGCCAGCGCTCTACAGATCCATGAGCGGacccacacaggggagaaacctttcGGTTGCTCCATCTGTGGCAGGGCATTCACAACTAAAGGAAACCTGAAGGTACTACACATTTTAATGGGATTGTAATTACTGTATTTTCTCCCAAAACACTCTTAAGTCTCAGTACCTGTTGTTCAAACTATTTCAGAATATTTTTAGCTTAGCTTATAGCTTAGCTAATAGCTATGACTAATGTTAATGTATTTGGGCTTTATGTCCTCCATCCCCTCTCCCTATTCCTCTTTAGGTACACATGGGCACTCATATGTGGAACAACGCACCAGCCAGAAGAGGCAGGCGTCTGTCGGTGGAGAACCCCATGGCCTTGCTGGGTGGGGAAGCTGCCATGAAGTTCGGAGAGATGTTTCAGAAGGACCTGACGGAACGGGCCATGAACGTGGACCCAGGGTTCTGGAACCGCTACGCATCAGCTATAACCAACGGCCTAGCCATGAAGAAGAATGAGATCTCAGTGATCCAGAATGGGGGGATTCTACAGCTTTATCCCATGACGGCAGGCATGGACAGAGTCAGCACTGGGGGTAGCCCACCAATGACCAGTCTTGGAAAGACAGCCATGGACCTTGGAATTAACCGACCCGACACTTTTCTATGTTAATTGATGACAGTAAAGAGATTGggatcaatttaaataaattgaaTGGCAGATTAATAAAAGAAATAGATTATACAAACAATGTAGAGAATAAATGATTGATTTATTTGTAAAAACAAGTTGACTATGTATTATATAGagataaaacatgttttattaattCACAGACCTACAGTATTTCATTCTTGTTTTATGGAATTGTCCATTTGCAAATGTTGGTTTTGCCCACACAAACAGGTTGTTTCACTTCGTCCATGGTGCTTACTATAGACACATACTCTATTACTCTAAAAAGGGAAAATGTGACATGGAAAATGTGATATAGACATGCAAAGAGAGGAATCTGTCGGTTGTTCACTGCTGCTAGTTGGTGCAAAGCACAAATGTCTTTATAACGAGGCCTCACATGTAGGCCTGCAGCATTTCAAATTGAAGAATTTGTGCAAGTAATTGAGCAACCCTAAGGTTGGACAATCATTTATTGAATTTACTTCAGCTTAAATTGCATGTCCCATTTATTCACTGGACTTTACTCTTGACTTTATGCAGTCTATCAGCATTTATTTCAGCTTCCTCATTTAGGTTATTTTCTCTGCATCCAAAATGTATATTAGATAAAAATGTGAAAACAATCAATTGGCTTACAGATGCATACATAAACAGAATGTAAGCTATATGGTTTAGTCAAAAAGTTGAATTTTTTTGTTTATCTTGTTGTTAGAGATTTCAGCATTTTATCTCCTCCACTGAGAACTGTTTTTTAGATTTATACATTTGATGTACAGAAGAGGCATCACAGATACAAACCAGAGACATTTGCCTCTTTTCTGCATGAAGGctacagacaacaacaacaaatttgTGTGCATATGGTAGGATGGCCAAAAAGCAATGGATGTGGACCCTCTCAATCTCAGCAAATATTTTTACAAGCAAAATTTGCTGGGGCGACAGACATCTACTGAAAGAAAATAATTTATTTGTCTAGATGACAATATTTCATGCTACTTTAAATAAATATCTACAATTTGAGAAGTGTGATTTTTCCAACTTTTACTGTGTTAAGCATTACTGCTTAACATGTAGCGACATTAATTCATAATTGTAGACTACAAAACGAACTGAGCTAATAAAATCCCACATTCGCATCTGTCAATCCAGTCAGACCGAATAATGGTGCATTcgagacaactgggaactcggaaaaatacTAGGTGAAATCACGACGTCAAGTCGGAGCTCGAGAAAGAGGCCCGcgttcccgagttggaattccgagttggatgaccgttcaaaagaATTTTCcgagtcggagctcgtttttttcgAGTTCCCAATTGTCGgtaacgcactgaagtcggaggtCGGAAATTTCCGAGTTCCCAGATACGTTGAACACAGCATACTGTAAGAAAAGCATTTTCCGGTAATGGCAGTGACGTCAAGATGTGTATAGTCCAGCCAAGATGGCTGACAGCATCCCGCTAAACCCGATGCGGAAGGGCTCGGGAAAAATTGCTTATTACAACACTGCAAGACATTCTAGGTATGGGACACGTTTTTTTGTTCAACCGGTGGAGACATCGTTATAAGTATTTAATTTATATTTCAGTAGTTTGGGGACGTTGAAATAGTAGTTGTTCCGTGACTAGCCGCGTGAGCTAGTAAGCAATTCTTACCTCTGGCCTCAACAAACGGAGCAGGGTtctttgctagctaatgttagctgtaTGATAACTGCTAATCTCTCTTGACTAGGAAAAGTAGACAAGACCTATTGCTATTTTAGGAATGACTAAGACTCAAGAGCCCTTTGTTTGCCAAGCACCGCCAGACAACAGAACAGCTTTGCTGACACGCCAAGCGTCACATGACGTTTTTCTACAACTCACCCCTTTGTCGTCTGGTTATTTATCTAGGTTGGCTAtacacatttttttacatttaacctttatttaaccagacaagtcataagaacaaattcttatttattgGCAAACAGTGCTTATAATTCCACATTTCCAAGTGAACTCATGAACTCACAGTGCGACCTCATCTGCTGGTCCGGATTGGCTCCGAGTAGGAAGAGAATTGGAGGCAGAGTGCGTGACTAGCTCACTGATCAATAACCTGCTGCTGAGGATATGTCCTTGCTAATGGACCCCGAATGTGGCCATTATAAAGACATTCACTGCCGAGTCTGTTAGTGCATTTTTAA
Coding sequences:
- the sall3b gene encoding LOW QUALITY PROTEIN: sal-like protein 3b (The sequence of the model RefSeq protein was modified relative to this genomic sequence to represent the inferred CDS: deleted 2 bases in 1 codon); this translates as MDEEERRSGIEEAHVRKKIAEYFTWAELYEHQRSCTEDLPQVLIVKEDEGIPEPEGSPAGSSPTLSLAILNLAHSDSADMESVDGGLELVEPMNYNDNDSTDMLEEMNMGEKEDESMEVEQQHHDKYKSSSPQNPPDITELAIPSSQSSSVTSSMPSTNVTLEILHSTRVAVAQFSQSLHSSGAGGKAATAAIPVILEHLLALQQQQVHQLQLIEQIRSQVAFMNRQPTQTALNPVSRDLSLAPNPFPSQGLIVPPVLPLSGTIPSAVNGQASVSSASVLERSHTLSKQTSYGQAHMRDARCTSAPSDNSAPPPTSCNNISSLHPPYMGSYSHTSSSCTQTLTSSSPLSMQDQSNSLLSSPSSLPFLPQSPPSSVIFPNPLASIAATTNALDPLSALMKHHRNGKLPSVSMFDTKPSPEEPFFKHKCRFCAKVFGSDSALQIHLRSHTGERPFKCNLCGNRFSTKGNLKVHFQRHKEKYPHVQMNPYPVPEYLDNVPTSSGIPYGMSFPPEKTGATWLDSKPVSATVPTSMGIQLPFTLTTMGSSSGSLSVTPPIKSPFRPSPALSECVSLSLNTTGNETSVPTALESLQSNQEGESSHVLKAEEIHLPQNWMTRPRVSPFTVATSKAMTITTSTPEPSALTSNFLPLSLASDPFKAKFPFGGLLDSMQTSETSKLQQLVENIDKKITDPNQCVLCHRVLSCQSALKMHYRIHTGERPFKCKVCGRAFTTKGNLNTHIGVHRANPPLRVQHSCPICQRKFTNAVVLQQHIRMHMGGQISNSPLMDGLQDLDTDLSFHEKNFDSLKNYDNDLMYDNSMGEEEDDEEEEEVENMEGGVDTLKPLSSVFSSPPNSDAVVFSIAALENQMKMIDSTINLNHSFGLKSMMNGFMDSERRAAIHSSIVGEGQNHNAASSPTVSESSTCMHVPVSPAQSNSEVHLCNSPSGKHSGESQEITASVKSEQFDSPTSTPVLENGVTLDLRGMQPNRQCVKQESPYSTLFLSKERGSSQSIPSLITSIAPRMIKSEMNGHHQPTNFNEGLHHPFGLQVPAAPPSLVSPGITSLLRPPHLRRTPKQHNCHACGKNFSSASALQIHERTHTGEKPFGCSICGRAFTTKGNLKVHMGTHMWNNAPARRGRRLSVENPMALLGGEAAMKFGEMFQKDLTERAMNVDPGFWNRYASAITNGLAMKKNEISVIQNGGILQLYPMTAGMDRVSTGGSPPMTSLGKTAMDLGINRPHFSMLIDDSKEIGINLNKLNGRLIKEIDYTNNVENK